A section of the Acidobacterium capsulatum ATCC 51196 genome encodes:
- the pruA gene encoding L-glutamate gamma-semialdehyde dehydrogenase yields the protein MATAQIATNIRPRSPQGEFRNEPFTDFSKHEHAHAMREALTRVGDRLGHEYDLILGGERLRTKEKISSINPARPAQVVGVHQKAGAEHAEQAMQAALKAYETWQYVPVAERASLLLEASALIRERKFDFCAWLVFEVGKNWAEADADVAETIDFLEFYAREALRLDAATTPIQYPGEKNELLYIPLGVGAVIPPWNFPFAIMAGMTAAAIVTGNTVVLKPSSDSPTIAAQFVEVLEEAGIPAGVVNFCPGSGATFGNAIVEHPKTRFIAFTGSKEVGLDIHERAARTKPGQIWIKRTILEMGGKDSIIVSADCDLDQAVQGVLASAFGFSGQKCSACSRAIVDESIYDVFLDRLREGVEAWKVGDPSSNAKMGPVVNRGAMESILGYVEKGKKEGRLLAGGNAIETPEKGYYVEPTIFADIPAKGVLAQEEIFGPVLAVIRVKNFDEALEVANNTEYGLTGALYSTDRNKLAIARQRFHVGNLYFNRKCTGAMVGAHPFGGFNMSGTDSKAGGPDYLYLFTQAKSVAEKLG from the coding sequence ATGGCTACCGCACAGATTGCTACCAATATTCGTCCTCGTTCGCCGCAAGGCGAGTTTCGCAATGAGCCTTTTACCGACTTTTCAAAGCATGAGCACGCGCATGCCATGCGCGAGGCGCTGACGCGCGTGGGCGACCGGCTGGGTCATGAATATGACCTGATCCTTGGCGGAGAGCGGCTGCGGACGAAGGAGAAGATTTCTTCGATCAATCCGGCGCGGCCCGCGCAGGTGGTGGGAGTACACCAGAAGGCCGGTGCGGAGCATGCCGAGCAGGCGATGCAGGCGGCGCTGAAGGCGTATGAGACGTGGCAGTATGTTCCGGTGGCGGAACGGGCTTCTCTGCTGCTGGAGGCGTCTGCGCTGATTCGCGAGCGCAAGTTTGATTTTTGCGCGTGGCTGGTCTTTGAAGTCGGCAAGAACTGGGCCGAGGCCGATGCGGATGTGGCCGAGACGATCGACTTCCTGGAGTTTTATGCCCGCGAGGCGCTGCGCCTGGACGCGGCGACGACGCCGATTCAGTATCCGGGCGAGAAGAATGAACTGCTTTACATTCCGCTGGGTGTGGGCGCAGTGATTCCGCCGTGGAATTTTCCGTTTGCCATCATGGCGGGCATGACGGCGGCGGCGATTGTGACGGGGAACACGGTTGTGCTGAAGCCTTCGAGTGACTCGCCGACGATTGCGGCGCAGTTTGTGGAGGTGCTGGAGGAAGCCGGTATTCCGGCGGGCGTGGTGAACTTCTGCCCGGGCTCGGGCGCCACCTTTGGCAACGCGATTGTGGAGCATCCGAAGACGCGCTTTATCGCCTTTACGGGATCGAAGGAAGTGGGACTGGACATTCATGAGCGCGCCGCCCGCACGAAGCCGGGCCAGATCTGGATCAAGCGGACGATTCTGGAGATGGGCGGCAAGGACTCGATTATTGTGAGCGCCGATTGCGATCTGGATCAGGCGGTGCAGGGCGTGCTGGCCTCAGCCTTTGGCTTTAGCGGGCAGAAGTGCTCGGCCTGCTCGCGCGCGATTGTGGATGAGTCGATCTATGACGTCTTTCTCGACCGCCTGCGCGAAGGAGTTGAGGCCTGGAAGGTAGGCGATCCGTCGAGCAACGCGAAGATGGGCCCGGTGGTGAATCGCGGCGCGATGGAGAGCATTCTTGGCTACGTCGAGAAGGGCAAGAAGGAAGGCCGCTTGCTGGCTGGTGGAAACGCGATCGAGACGCCGGAAAAGGGCTACTATGTGGAGCCGACGATCTTTGCCGATATTCCGGCGAAGGGTGTGCTGGCGCAGGAGGAGATCTTCGGGCCGGTGCTGGCGGTGATTCGCGTGAAGAACTTTGACGAAGCGCTGGAAGTGGCCAACAACACGGAGTATGGCCTGACGGGCGCGCTCTACAGCACGGACCGCAACAAGCTGGCCATTGCGCGGCAGCGATTTCATGTGGGGAATCTTTATTTCAACCGCAAGTGCACGGGCGCGATGGTGGGGGCGCATCCTTTTGGCGGCTTCAATATGTCGGGCACGGATTCCAAGGCGGGCGGCCCGGATTACCTGTATCTCTTTACGCAGGCAAAATCGGTGGCCGAGAAGCTCGGATAG
- a CDS encoding response regulator transcription factor — protein MNKVILADSQAIFRAGTAKILAMEDDFRIIAQCSEPERIFPAMETFRGATVIFATSLKLQVPQVVERARLASSRCLLVAENGESSQSYFQAGVDGVIHRSISGPNLIDCARRVARGERNVRVSGSEAGEMEEDSVGARVRDRLTPKEMKIVALIIQGCKNREIAQRLGTTEQVIKNYLRSIYDKTGVSDRLELALFTIHHRMLADAANAIGDLLMQTP, from the coding sequence ATGAATAAAGTTATCTTGGCTGATAGCCAGGCTATTTTCCGTGCAGGAACTGCCAAAATACTCGCCATGGAAGATGATTTCCGCATCATTGCTCAATGCTCAGAGCCGGAAAGAATCTTCCCCGCCATGGAAACCTTCCGCGGTGCAACCGTTATCTTCGCCACTTCTCTCAAATTACAGGTCCCCCAGGTAGTAGAAAGAGCCCGCCTCGCCTCCAGCCGCTGTTTGCTTGTGGCTGAAAATGGAGAGTCCAGCCAATCCTACTTCCAGGCTGGCGTCGATGGCGTCATCCATCGCTCCATCAGTGGACCCAATCTCATTGACTGTGCACGCCGTGTCGCTCGCGGAGAGCGCAACGTTCGCGTCAGCGGGAGCGAAGCAGGAGAGATGGAAGAAGACAGCGTAGGGGCCCGCGTCCGGGACCGTCTGACTCCCAAAGAGATGAAGATTGTCGCGCTCATCATCCAGGGCTGCAAGAATCGCGAAATCGCCCAGCGTCTGGGAACCACCGAGCAGGTCATCAAGAATTACCTGCGCAGCATCTACGACAAAACCGGTGTCTCCGACCGCCTCGAACTCGCGCTCTTCACTATTCACCATCGCATGCTCGCCGACGCAGCCAATGCCATCGGCGATCTGTTGATGCAGACCCCGTAG
- a CDS encoding response regulator, with the protein MAKPVILAVDDDPNVLEAVVQDLRRKYGAEYRVLRAGSGQAGLDISRQLQERGDAVALYLSDQRMPGMSGVEFLERAQTLYPEARRALLTAYADTEAAIRAINSARIHYYLTKPWDPPEQQFYPVIDDLLVSWKQGYRPPFEGLKVIGPRWTLMDHQVRDFLSRNQVPYLWLDPERDEQATQLLRKHALDDRKLPVVIFPDGSSMAQPDLHSLAEKVGLRTQAKAEYYDVVVVGAGPAGLGAAVYAASEGLSTLILEPEAPGGQAGSSSRIENYLGFPSGITGADLARRAHTQATRFGAEFLTQRASGLRAEGQYRFIQMADGREVSCRVCLLALGVRYRKLDAPGIESLTGKGVYYGAALVEARSCSDEDVYIVGGANSAGQAAMHFSKFARRVTMLVRGDSLESSMSKYLIDQIAATSNIEVETHTRVVEARGEERLTSLRLETPQGEETREASALFIFIGAAPQTDWLPPAILRDMNGFVLTGPDLRLQGSLPESWKEDRDPFLLETSMSGVFAAGDVRHGSVKRAATAVGEGAIAVQFVHQYLARY; encoded by the coding sequence ATGGCAAAGCCAGTGATTCTTGCGGTGGATGACGATCCGAACGTGCTGGAGGCGGTGGTTCAGGATCTGCGTCGTAAATATGGGGCGGAGTACCGGGTGCTGCGGGCCGGTTCAGGACAGGCCGGGCTGGACATCAGCCGGCAGTTGCAGGAGCGGGGGGATGCGGTTGCGCTGTACCTGTCAGACCAGCGGATGCCGGGCATGTCTGGCGTGGAATTTCTGGAGCGGGCCCAGACTCTTTACCCGGAGGCGCGCCGTGCTCTGCTGACCGCTTATGCGGACACGGAGGCGGCGATCCGGGCGATCAATTCGGCGCGCATTCACTACTATCTGACGAAGCCCTGGGATCCGCCGGAGCAGCAGTTTTATCCGGTCATCGACGACTTGCTGGTTTCGTGGAAGCAGGGCTACCGGCCTCCGTTTGAAGGGCTGAAGGTGATTGGGCCGCGCTGGACGCTGATGGATCATCAGGTTCGGGATTTTCTATCGAGGAACCAGGTTCCTTATCTGTGGCTCGATCCGGAGCGGGATGAGCAGGCCACACAACTGCTGCGAAAGCATGCGCTGGACGACCGGAAGCTGCCGGTGGTGATCTTTCCGGACGGCAGCTCGATGGCGCAGCCTGACCTGCATAGCCTGGCCGAGAAGGTGGGTCTGCGAACTCAGGCCAAGGCTGAATACTACGACGTGGTAGTGGTAGGCGCGGGTCCGGCCGGGCTGGGCGCGGCGGTGTATGCCGCTTCGGAGGGGTTGAGCACGCTCATTCTGGAGCCGGAGGCTCCTGGAGGCCAGGCCGGGAGCAGCTCGCGGATTGAGAACTACCTCGGTTTCCCCTCGGGAATTACGGGGGCCGATCTGGCACGGCGCGCCCATACGCAGGCGACCCGGTTTGGCGCGGAGTTTTTAACCCAGCGCGCTTCAGGCCTGCGAGCTGAGGGGCAGTATCGTTTTATCCAGATGGCCGATGGGCGCGAGGTGAGCTGCCGGGTGTGCCTGCTGGCACTGGGGGTCCGCTACCGGAAGCTGGATGCTCCGGGGATCGAATCGCTGACCGGCAAAGGTGTCTATTACGGTGCGGCGCTGGTCGAGGCGAGGTCCTGCAGTGACGAGGACGTGTACATTGTGGGAGGAGCAAACTCCGCAGGGCAGGCGGCGATGCATTTCTCGAAGTTTGCCCGAAGAGTGACCATGTTGGTGCGCGGCGACTCTCTGGAAAGCAGCATGTCAAAATATTTGATCGATCAGATTGCTGCCACATCCAATATTGAGGTGGAGACTCACACCCGGGTGGTAGAAGCCCGCGGTGAGGAGCGGCTGACCAGCCTGCGGCTGGAGACGCCCCAGGGAGAAGAAACGCGGGAGGCTTCAGCGCTGTTTATTTTCATTGGAGCCGCTCCGCAGACCGATTGGCTGCCGCCCGCGATTTTGCGGGACATGAATGGATTTGTGCTGACCGGGCCTGATCTGCGGTTGCAGGGGAGTTTGCCTGAGTCATGGAAAGAAGACCGGGACCCGTTTCTGCTGGAAACCAGCATGTCAGGAGTTTTCGCGGCCGGGGATGTTCGGCACGGATCCGTGAAAAGAGCGGCTACCGCTGTGGGGGAAGGAGCGATCGCGGTCCAGTTTGTGCATCAATACCTGGCGCGGTACTAA
- a CDS encoding ATP-binding protein yields MLSQGIETKMIPGSELLPFLQKVKGFQGLKAEDLQCIDEVQMMQVAKGQNVYNQGPHELSFWLLIEGQLQIFKEEGDGSRSMIATLASGESFGEVPLLSGAQSIMATCHAVEASTLIRMESESFWHLLGTCPTVRRTILQNMSHRSGAYNALQLQREKLVSLGMLAAGLMHELNNPGSAAKRAAAQLRESLQTLPEVCLRLSQISLNPKQIECMRYLQNEVMAHTKPKPASSLEESDAEEELAQWLEELGVQDAWKLSSTLISAGWRRKDMECTQGTFQDETLAETLRWLQGFIDSMQAVSTIEESLARVTDLVLAVKRYAYEDKSTLHEVNVHEGIYSTLTILGHKLRHKQIQITKLFDANLPKVKTCGRGLNQVWTNLLDNAIDAAPEGSTLTVRTWGEPGFVCVSITDQGPGIPEQEQKHIFEPFYTTKPVGVGTGLGLDIAHRIVTGQYQGSISFASQPGSTEFTVRLPIVSAN; encoded by the coding sequence ATGCTCAGTCAAGGCATCGAAACCAAAATGATTCCGGGAAGCGAGCTGCTTCCTTTTCTGCAGAAGGTGAAGGGCTTTCAAGGGCTCAAGGCCGAGGACCTGCAATGCATCGACGAGGTGCAGATGATGCAGGTGGCCAAGGGGCAGAATGTTTACAACCAAGGTCCTCATGAGCTTTCTTTCTGGCTGCTGATTGAGGGTCAGCTGCAGATCTTCAAGGAAGAGGGCGACGGCTCCCGGAGCATGATTGCGACTCTCGCCAGCGGGGAATCGTTTGGTGAAGTTCCACTGCTCAGTGGCGCGCAGAGCATCATGGCCACTTGTCACGCGGTGGAAGCCAGCACGCTGATCCGGATGGAGAGCGAATCGTTCTGGCATCTGCTTGGAACGTGCCCCACCGTGCGGCGGACGATTCTGCAGAATATGTCGCACCGCTCTGGCGCCTACAACGCATTGCAACTGCAACGGGAAAAGCTGGTTTCGCTCGGTATGCTGGCAGCCGGTTTGATGCATGAGTTGAATAATCCGGGCAGCGCCGCGAAACGGGCTGCGGCGCAATTGCGGGAGTCATTGCAGACCCTGCCGGAGGTCTGCCTGCGGCTGAGCCAGATCTCTCTGAATCCGAAACAAATCGAGTGCATGCGCTATCTGCAGAATGAGGTGATGGCGCACACCAAGCCGAAGCCGGCCAGTTCTCTGGAAGAGTCAGATGCGGAAGAAGAGCTAGCCCAGTGGCTTGAGGAACTGGGTGTGCAGGATGCGTGGAAGCTGTCGTCCACTCTGATTTCGGCAGGCTGGCGGCGCAAGGACATGGAATGCACGCAGGGCACGTTTCAAGACGAGACGCTGGCCGAGACGCTGCGATGGCTGCAAGGCTTCATTGATAGCATGCAGGCTGTCTCCACCATCGAAGAGAGCCTGGCACGAGTGACCGACCTTGTGCTTGCAGTCAAACGTTACGCCTACGAAGACAAAAGCACCCTGCACGAAGTCAATGTCCACGAGGGTATCTACAGCACCCTCACCATCCTTGGACACAAGTTGCGCCACAAACAGATCCAGATCACCAAGCTCTTCGACGCGAATCTTCCCAAAGTGAAAACGTGCGGGCGTGGGCTGAACCAGGTGTGGACGAATCTACTGGACAACGCGATTGATGCGGCTCCCGAGGGTTCCACGCTGACGGTGCGTACGTGGGGTGAGCCGGGCTTTGTCTGCGTGAGCATTACGGATCAGGGGCCGGGCATCCCGGAGCAGGAACAGAAGCATATCTTCGAGCCCTTCTACACGACCAAGCCGGTGGGTGTGGGTACAGGGCTTGGTCTCGACATCGCGCATCGCATCGTAACGGGGCAATACCAGGGGAGCATCTCCTTTGCGTCGCAGCCGGGATCAACGGAGTTCACGGTGCGTCTGCCGATCGTCAGCGCGAATTAA
- the motA gene encoding flagellar motor stator protein MotA, which produces MLAIVGILIVIGAVLGGFLMEKGPLLVLMQPAELLIIGGAAVGTMLIANPLRILKAIAGGLKGVLGKSSFGKDNYLTTLKMLYELLNKARRLGMLGIEADIENPAESQLFQNYPNFLKHHHHRDFVCDTLRMAISGNVDAFDMDQMMERDIEVHHHGAMQPITALTTMADSLPGLGIVAAVLGVVITMGALDGPPGEIGHKVAAALVGTFLGILMCYGFVGPLSSSMSKTVDDENAYLYVLRIVLISFIKGQPPVLAIEAGRRAIPSHVRPGFAEVEAAYRGEAAGANGQAGAEAAAQA; this is translated from the coding sequence ATGCTGGCCATTGTTGGAATCTTGATCGTAATTGGTGCGGTGCTGGGCGGATTTCTTATGGAGAAGGGCCCTCTGCTGGTGTTGATGCAGCCGGCCGAGCTGCTGATTATTGGCGGCGCCGCCGTGGGGACGATGCTGATTGCCAATCCTCTGCGCATTTTGAAGGCGATTGCGGGGGGCCTGAAGGGTGTGCTCGGGAAGTCTTCCTTTGGGAAAGACAATTACCTGACGACGCTGAAGATGCTGTATGAGCTTTTGAACAAGGCCCGGCGGCTGGGCATGCTGGGCATTGAGGCGGACATTGAGAATCCTGCTGAGAGCCAGTTGTTCCAGAACTACCCAAACTTTCTGAAGCACCATCATCATCGTGATTTTGTTTGCGACACGTTGCGCATGGCAATTTCGGGCAACGTGGATGCGTTTGATATGGACCAGATGATGGAGCGGGATATCGAGGTGCATCATCATGGTGCGATGCAGCCGATTACGGCGCTGACGACGATGGCCGACTCGCTGCCGGGGCTGGGAATTGTGGCGGCGGTGCTGGGCGTGGTGATCACGATGGGCGCACTCGATGGGCCTCCAGGCGAGATTGGCCACAAGGTCGCGGCGGCGCTGGTGGGCACATTTCTTGGCATTCTGATGTGCTATGGGTTTGTGGGGCCGTTGAGCTCAAGCATGAGCAAAACAGTGGATGACGAGAATGCGTATCTGTATGTGTTGCGTATTGTTTTGATCTCCTTCATCAAGGGCCAGCCGCCTGTGCTGGCGATTGAGGCGGGCCGCCGTGCGATTCCTTCCCATGTGCGGCCGGGCTTTGCCGAGGTGGAAGCAGCGTACCGGGGTGAGGCTGCCGGAGCGAATGGACAGGCTGGGGCCGAGGCGGCGGCGCAGGCATGA
- a CDS encoding OmpA family protein, with protein sequence MSPHRPIIVIRKKVSHGGHHGGAWKVAYADFVTAMMSLFIVLWLMNTSTPIKKIIAGYFRDPKSNSALTGNDHNGATDDLTWKKQDIRNIKTQISEAMHAQIQLKALQNHVNMVVTPEGLRIELLEAKGGTFFDSGSSKLSAGGKEMLKLLAQQLGGVPNRITIEGYTDAKPYPGKDGYTNWDLSADRANAARRLMQASGLHAGQVAEVRGYGDQNLRLPNKPFDPTNRRITIVVHYVTAPSSPGKAKPGAPAAPAKVAHPVASQKPLKK encoded by the coding sequence ATGAGTCCGCATCGGCCGATTATCGTGATTCGCAAGAAGGTGAGCCACGGAGGCCACCATGGCGGGGCCTGGAAGGTTGCTTACGCGGATTTTGTGACCGCCATGATGTCACTGTTCATCGTGCTTTGGCTGATGAACACGAGTACACCGATCAAGAAGATCATTGCCGGGTACTTTCGAGATCCCAAGAGCAACTCCGCGTTGACCGGCAACGATCACAATGGCGCGACGGATGATCTGACGTGGAAGAAGCAGGATATTCGGAATATCAAGACGCAGATATCCGAGGCCATGCATGCGCAGATTCAGCTCAAGGCGTTGCAGAATCACGTGAACATGGTGGTGACGCCGGAGGGGTTGCGGATTGAACTGTTGGAGGCGAAGGGCGGCACCTTTTTTGATTCGGGAAGCTCGAAGCTCAGCGCGGGCGGGAAAGAGATGTTGAAGCTGCTGGCGCAGCAGCTTGGAGGGGTGCCGAACCGGATCACGATTGAAGGATATACAGATGCCAAGCCCTATCCGGGCAAGGACGGGTATACGAACTGGGATCTCTCGGCGGATCGCGCCAATGCGGCACGACGCCTGATGCAGGCGAGCGGCCTGCATGCGGGGCAGGTGGCGGAGGTGCGCGGATATGGGGACCAGAATCTGCGATTGCCAAACAAGCCTTTTGATCCGACAAATCGGCGCATCACGATTGTGGTGCATTATGTGACGGCTCCATCAAGCCCGGGCAAGGCGAAGCCAGGCGCGCCCGCAGCGCCGGCAAAGGTAGCCCATCCGGTTGCATCACAAAAGCCTTTGAAGAAATAA
- a CDS encoding NAD(P)/FAD-dependent oxidoreductase, translating into MSAFSSLLRTDVLVIGGGPAGLAAAIALRQRGVDVTVVEARPASIDKACGEGLMPEALTALERLGILLDARDGVPFRGIHFEDVKTRVEAVFPSRPGLGVRRLRLHERLRARAEEVGAHLLWETRCQLAGPQSALVNGEEIRFRVLVGADGQASQVRAWAGLDACRVDRVRYGFRRHYQIEPWTDRVEVHWAERGQLYITPVAEDCVCVAFVGREPMREDEPWQPHFPWVEERIGNAAECSVPRGALSATRVLREVERGSSVALLGDAAGSVDAVTGEGLAGCFQQAEALAAAVVSNDLEAYASTHRAISRLPHRMAALLLLMDRYPALQQRALQALAARPHLFEELLAVHVGERGLPRFALERGPQLCLGLLMASSY; encoded by the coding sequence GTGTCTGCTTTCTCTTCTCTGCTGCGCACGGATGTGCTGGTGATTGGCGGTGGGCCTGCCGGTCTGGCGGCTGCGATTGCGCTACGCCAGCGTGGGGTGGATGTGACCGTGGTGGAGGCTCGCCCTGCAAGCATCGACAAAGCCTGCGGAGAAGGGCTGATGCCCGAGGCTCTGACGGCGCTGGAACGTCTCGGGATTTTGCTGGACGCGCGGGATGGTGTGCCCTTTCGCGGCATTCATTTTGAAGATGTCAAAACACGTGTCGAGGCGGTGTTTCCATCGAGGCCCGGCCTGGGCGTGCGGCGGTTGCGGCTGCATGAGCGGCTGAGAGCGCGAGCGGAAGAAGTTGGCGCTCATCTGCTTTGGGAGACGCGATGCCAACTGGCGGGCCCGCAAAGCGCGCTGGTGAATGGAGAGGAGATCCGGTTTCGCGTGCTGGTGGGCGCGGATGGCCAGGCGTCGCAGGTGCGCGCGTGGGCGGGGCTGGATGCGTGCCGAGTGGATCGGGTGCGATATGGATTTCGCCGGCACTACCAAATAGAGCCGTGGACGGATCGTGTGGAGGTGCATTGGGCCGAACGGGGACAGCTCTATATCACTCCGGTAGCGGAGGATTGTGTGTGCGTGGCGTTTGTTGGGCGCGAGCCAATGCGCGAAGATGAGCCCTGGCAGCCGCATTTTCCGTGGGTGGAAGAACGCATAGGGAATGCGGCGGAGTGCTCGGTTCCAAGAGGAGCCCTCTCGGCGACCAGAGTATTGCGAGAGGTCGAGCGTGGCTCTTCAGTAGCGTTGCTGGGTGATGCGGCCGGCTCAGTGGATGCGGTGACTGGCGAAGGGCTGGCTGGGTGCTTTCAGCAGGCAGAGGCGTTGGCGGCCGCAGTTGTGAGCAATGATCTGGAAGCGTACGCGAGCACTCACCGGGCCATCAGCCGCCTGCCGCATCGCATGGCGGCGCTGCTGTTGCTGATGGATCGCTACCCGGCATTACAACAGCGCGCACTGCAGGCTTTGGCGGCGAGGCCGCACCTCTTTGAAGAACTGCTGGCTGTGCATGTGGGCGAGCGCGGACTGCCCCGCTTTGCGCTGGAGCGAGGGCCACAGCTTTGCTTGGGATTGCTGATGGCCTCGTCCTATTAG